The nucleotide sequence GGTTTTTGGGCCAAGGTATTCAATGTTGAAAACCGGAAGTTTATATCCATCTCATGCACAAAATGTGGATACACGGAATTTTATAACAAGAGAAAAGCGAGGACTGCCGAGAATATCCTTGATTTCTTTGGTAATTAGCCGTAGAT is from Bacteroidales bacterium and encodes:
- a CDS encoding zinc ribbon domain-containing protein, producing the protein MNITKYKCPKCGHREYDSGEIRASGGFWAKVFNVENRKFISISCTKCGYTEFYNKRKARTAENILDFFGN